A segment of the Streptomyces sp. XD-27 genome:
GTACCAGGCGGGCCTGGGCGAATGGATCGAGCTTCCGGACTCGTGGGTGCAGAACGCACACCGGGCCGTAACGCGCGCGTAGCGCGCTGACGCGCGGCGGGCGACCGAGCATGGCCAGTGACACTTTTTGACTGAGGGAGACGCTACGTGATCGACCGTAAGGCCCTGTTAGATGACCTGAAGCGGCAGGTCAAAGCGGTCGAGACCGATCTGGCGAAGCAGGTGAGGTTCGTCGGAGACGTCGGCACGCGGCTACGCACCGAGTACGACCAGGCCCGCAAGCTGGGCCGTACGGCGGCGACGTGGAACGCGTGGCTGGACGAGCGGGTCACGCAGGTCGCGGTGGCGTGGGTGCTGGGTACGGTCTTCGTCCGTTTCTGCGAGGACAACCGGCTGATCCCCGAGCCATACCTGACGGCCCCGGAGGACGACCGCCGCGACTTAGCGCTCGCCCGGTACGAGGAGTACGTGGCGACGGCGGACGACCCGACGTACCGGGGTTGGCTGGAGCGCGCATTTGAGGAATTGGGCGCCGGGCAGGCGGGCCGGTTGCTGTTCGACCGCAGGCACAATCCGCTGTTCCAGGTTCCGCTGTCGCACGACGGGGCGCGGGAGCTGGTGGAGTTCTGGCGCGGGCGAGACGAGGCGGGGGTGCTCGTCCATGACTTCACCGACCCGCTGGAGGAGGACGGCGACGGCACGCGGGGCTGGGACACACGTTTCCTGGGCGACCTGTACCAGGACCTGAGCGAGGCGGCGCGGAAGACGTATGCACTGCTCCAGACCCCGGAGTTCGTGGAGGAGTTCATCCTCGACCGGACGATGGACCCGGCGGTCCGGGAGTTCGGGTACGAGGAGCTGAAGGTGATCGACCCGACGTGCGGGTCGGGGCACTTCGTGCTGGGTGCTTTTCGGAGGTTGGTGCGGCTGTGGGGGGATGGGCAGCCGGGGCGTGATCTGCATGAGCGGGTGCGGGCCGCGCTGGATTCGGTGCATGGGGTGGACCTGAATCCGTTCGCGGTGGCCATTGCGCGGTTCCGGTTACTGGTTGCGGCTATGGCGGCGAGTGGGGTGCGGACCATGGCGGAGGCGGGTCGGTATGAGTGGCCGCTGCATTTGGCTGTGGGGGACTCGCTGATTAAGCACCGCCACCGACAGGGCGATCTGTTCGAGGGCTCGGAGGTCGAAGACACGGATGAGCTATCGGAGTTCAAGTACGTGACGGAGGACGTGCACGCGCACCCGGAAATTCTACAAGAGGGGCGATATCACGTGGTGGTCGGTAACCCTCCGTACATCACGGTGAAGGACAGGAAGCTCAATCAGCTGTACCGGGACCTATATGACGCTTGCGCGCGGAAGTACGCACTGTCGGTGCCGTTTGCTCAGCGGTTTTTCGAGCTGGCGAAGGTCGGGGATGCCGACAGCGGGGTCGGGTACGGCATGGTTGGTCAGATCACGGCGAACTCGTTCATGAAGCGGGAGTTCGGCGCGCGATTGATCGCAACGTACTTTGGGCATGAGGTGGAACTGACTGAGGTCATCGACACCTCGGGTGCCTACATTCCTGGGCATGGGACACCGACAGTCATTCTCGTGGGTAAGCGGCGACGCGGAGAAGGCCGCTCCGTGACGATTCGCACGGTGCGCGGCATTCAAGGCGAGCCTGCCGCACCAAAAACGGGCGAGGACGGGCTGGTCTGGAACGCGATCGTGGAGCAGATCGACAAGCCCGGCTCTGTCAGCCGGTGGGTCTCTGTCGATGACCTGGGGAGGGATCACTACTTCGGCAAACAGCCGTGGGTACTGGCAGACGGCGGCCTGGAGATGCTTGAGAAGATCAACGATGCCAAACGTGGCACCCTCAAGCGCGATATTTCGCGTATCGGCTTCTACGGTGTCATGGGCTCGGACGAAGCCATGACTGCGGCTATTCGAGTCTTTCGCAGGTTCAAAGCCGAAGATCACTATGTCAGTCGCCTCGTCGTTGGCGATGAGGTTCGCGATTTCGAGTTCTTGGACGGCGACAACGCCTTTCACCCTTACGACGAAACGCGTAACGTGATGCAGCCTGTGGCCTTCCCTCGATTAGGCCGCTGGCTGTGGCCCAGTCGCACGGAATTAGGCAATCGAGCTACATTCTCGAGAGGAACCTACTTCAGTGACAAGCGTCCTTGGTGGGAATGGCATCAGCTTCCCAAGGACTCGAAAGCACACACTTGGTCCATCACGTTCGCCTTCGTCGCGACGCACAACCACTTCGTACTGGACCGGGGCGGGAAGGTTTTCAAGCAGTCCGCACCCGTGATCAAACTACGGGAGAGCGCAAGCAAGGAGGAGCACCTGCGGCTGCTCGGGGTGCTCAACAGCTCGACAGCCGGGTTCTGGCTCAGGATGGTCAGTTACCCCAAGGGGGCGACCCGGTCGGAGACGACGGCGCGCGCGTCAGTGTCCACCCTTGGTCGGATCGCTATGAGTTCACCGGCACCAAGCTCGAAGACTTCCCTCTACCTGCGACCTACCCCGCCCCCTCGCCACCGCTCTGGACGGCCTCGCCCAACGGCTCACTGCAACCAGCCCTTCCACCCTCGCCAGCCAAACCACTCCGATCGCCGCCACCCTCCGCGAAGCCCGCACCACCTGGCACGGCACCCGCGCCCGCATGATCGCCCTCCAAGAAGAGCTCGACTGGCAGGTCTACTCCCTCTACAACCTGCACCCCGAAGACCTCCGCGTCTCCGAGGACCCCGACTCCCCCGACATCGCCGAACTCGCCCTCGGCGAGCGAGCCTTCGAGATCGTTCTCGCCCGTCGCGTCGCCGCAGGCGAGGCCAGCGGTGAGTGGTTCAAGCGCCACAACTCCACCCCCATCACCGAGATCCCCGCCCACTGGCCCGCCGCCTACCGCGAGGTCGTCCAGAAGCGGATCGACGCCATCGAATCGAGCCGAGCCATCGGCATGGTCGAACGGCCCGAGTACAAGCGCCGTTGGGCCACCGAAGGCTGGGACGCCTTACAGGAAAAGGCCCTTCGGTCCTGGCTGCTCGATCGAATAGAGACCCGGGGCCACTGGTTCGACGAGAACGGGATGCCCGCCCTCGTCACCCTCTCCCAGTTATCCGACGCCCTCTCCCGCGACGACGACTTCGTCTCCGTCGCCAAGATCTACGCCCCACGCAAGGAACTCCCAGCCGTCGTCACCGAGTTGATGACCGACGAGCACGTACCGTTCCTCGCCGCCCTCCGCTACAAGCCCTCCGGCCTGAAGAAGCGCGAGGACTGGGAGCACGTATGGGACCTCCAGCGGCAGGAGGACGCCGCGCCGGACGAGCCGACCAAGCGGAAGATCCGGGACTCCATTCCCGTGCCGCCGAAATACAGCTCCGCCGACTTCCTGCGCCCCTCCTACTGGCGTGCACGCGGCAAGCTTGACGTGCCCAAGGAGCGCTTCATCTCGTACGGGCAGAGCAACGTCGCCACGCCCGGCCTGTACGGCTGGGCCGGATGGGACCACCGCGAGCAGGCATACGCCCTCGATGCCTACATCGCCTCCCACGAAGCGCTGACTTCCGAGGAATTGACGCCGTTCCTCGCGGGGCTGCTGGAACTCCAGCCCTGGCTGGACCAGTGGCACGACGAGTTCGACGCCACCTTCGGCGCCTCCCCGGCCGCCTTCTTCCGAGGCGACCGGCAGATGGTCCAGGGCGAACACGGATTCACCGACGACGATCTGCGTGCCTGGCGCCCGGTCGCCGCGCCGCGTGGCCGCCGTACGGCCAAGAAGTAGCCCCGACGGTGAAGGAGTAGCCCCGACGGCGAAGACACCGATGGCTCTCCGGCTCGTGAACCGGTCCGGAGAGCCGCGCCATCGGAGCTTCGATCGCCCGCAGTTCAGGCGCCCAGCCGGCCGAATGCTCCCCCTCCCCCACACCCTTGGGAGCCGCCCGATTGTCAGACAATGCCCTGAGCTACCGAAGAGATCTTGACGAGACCCCCGTAGCCACTCGGACAGCGACGGCGCGCCCCGTGCCGTCAGAAGGAGAGCGAGACCCGCGATGGCCCAGGCCCAGCAGCCGCCCCTGCTCCGCGATGTCATCGACATCAAGGAGTCGATATCCACCTCCGACTTCGTCCTCCAGCTCTCCGAGGCGACCACCCCGGAGGGCGCCGAACACGCCCTGCGCGACTATGTGGTCACAGAGCGGCTGCTGGAGAACTTCGACGAAGCGTTGGGGCTCATCAAGGCCGCGCTGGACGGGCACACATCGAAGGCCGCCTATCTGCACGGATCGTTCGGTTCGGGTAAGTCACACTTCATGGCGGTGCTGCACGCCCTGCTCAGCGGTAGCCCGGCGGCCCGCGGCCGCGCCGACTTAGACCCGGTACTGACCAAGCACGAGTGGCTCGGCACGGACGGGAAGAAGTTCCTGCTCGTGCCGTATCACATGCTCGGGGCGAAGGCCCTGGAGCAGCGGGTCCTTGGCGGCTACGTCAGCCATGTCAAAAGGCTGCACCCGCAGGCGTCGACGCCGCAGGTGTACCGGACGGACGCGCTCTTCGACGACATCCGGGCCATGCGGGCGCGCATGGGGGATGGCGCCGTCATCAGCGGACTCATGGCGTCAGACACGTCCGGCGGGGACGAGGACGACGAGTGGGGCGAGTCCTTCGCCTGGCAGCCGGCGCTCCTGGACACCGCGCTCGCCGCCGAGGAGGTCCACGAGTCCGGCCAGGCGCTCAACCTGGTCAGCCCCTCCACACCCGCCGAGCTGCGGGCCCGTCTCGTCCAGGACGCGAGCACCAACCTGCTGCCCGGCTTCGCGAGGAACGCCGCGGAGGACGAGCACGGGTTCGTCTCCCTGGACGCCGGGCTGTCGGTGATCGCCGAGCACGCCAAGTCGCTCGGCTACGACGGGCTGATCCTCTTCATGGACGAGCTGATCCTGTGGCTCGCCACCCTGATCCACGACCAGAAGTTCGTGGCCCGCGAGGCCAGCAAGATCACGAACTTCGTGGAGGGCGGCGACGCACGCCGCGCCATCCCGGTGGTGTCCTTCATCGCCCGCCAGCGCGACCTGCGCGAGCTCGTGGGCGAGGAGGTGTCGGGCGCGGCCGAGTCGTCCATCCAGGACACCCTCAACCTGGCGTCCGGGCGCTTCGACAAGATCACACTGGAGGACCGGAACCTGCCCCAGGTGGCGCACGCCCGCCTCCTCCAGCCGAAGTCCGCCGAGGCCGCGACGCTCATCGACGCCGAATTCGAGAAGACCCGCAAGGTGCGCCAGGAGGTGTGGGACACCCTGCTCGGCTCCGATCGCGGCGCCGACGGTGTCGGGGCGGACGAGGAGAGCTTCCGGCTCACGTACCCCTTCTCTCCCGCCTTCATGGACACCCTGGTCCACGTCTCGTCCGCGCTCCAGCGCAACCGGACCGGTATGAAGCTGATGGGGCAGTTGCTCGCCGATCACCGCGACGAGCTGCGACTCGGCGATCTGATCCCCGTCGGCGATCTGTACCCGCTGATCACCGCCGGTGGCGACAAGCCCTTCACCGACAGCCTGAAGGTCGTCTTCGAGGCGGCCGACAAGCTGTACCGCACCAAGCTGCGCCCGTACCTCCTCGCCACGTACAACGTGTCCGAGGAGGACATCGAGCAGTACACGCACCGCGGCCCCGGCAGCATCACCGACCCGGAGCTGCGCGGACGGGTGAAGACGTTCGTGGGCGACAACAGGATCATCGGCACCCTGCTGCTGTCCGCCCTCGCGCCCAGCGTGCCCGCGCTCGCCGACCTGACCATCCGCCGGCTCTCCGCTCTCAACTACGGCTCCGTCGTCGCCCCGATCCCGGGACGCGAGTACGGCATCCTGAAGAACAAGGTCGCCGAGTGGGCGGGCCGGTTCCCGGAGATCAAGGAGACCGGCACTGACGCCAATCCGGGCGTCCGCCTCGAACTCTCCGGTGTCGACGTCGACTCCGTCATCGCCAACGCCAAGGTCAACGACAACCCGGGCAACCGCCAGGCGCTCGCCAAGCGGCTCCTGTCCGAAGAGCTCGGCGTCGAGCACGGGCAGTTGACGAGCCGGGTGGACTTCGTGTGGCGCGGCACGAGCCGCAGCGCGGAAGTGGTCTTCGGGAACGTCGCCGACGAGGACGAGCTGCCCGACCACGACCTGATGCCGCAGGAGTACGGCCTGTGGCGGATCGCCGTCGACTTCCCGTACGACGAGAGCGAATACGGGCCCGTCGAGGACGTCAACCGGATGCAGCGGCTGCGCGAGAGGCAGCAGGGTGAGCGGTCCCGCACGGTCGCCTGGCTGCCCACCCATCTCTCCGCCCAGCGGTACGCGGACTTCTGCCGCCTCGTCGTCATCGACAAGGCGCTCGCCGATGAGCAGCGCTTCGACAGCCAGTACGCCGGCCACCTCAACGCCGACAACCGCGCCCGCGCCAAGGGGCTGCTGGAGACCCAGCGGGAGT
Coding sequences within it:
- a CDS encoding phage resistance protein codes for the protein MAQAQQPPLLRDVIDIKESISTSDFVLQLSEATTPEGAEHALRDYVVTERLLENFDEALGLIKAALDGHTSKAAYLHGSFGSGKSHFMAVLHALLSGSPAARGRADLDPVLTKHEWLGTDGKKFLLVPYHMLGAKALEQRVLGGYVSHVKRLHPQASTPQVYRTDALFDDIRAMRARMGDGAVISGLMASDTSGGDEDDEWGESFAWQPALLDTALAAEEVHESGQALNLVSPSTPAELRARLVQDASTNLLPGFARNAAEDEHGFVSLDAGLSVIAEHAKSLGYDGLILFMDELILWLATLIHDQKFVAREASKITNFVEGGDARRAIPVVSFIARQRDLRELVGEEVSGAAESSIQDTLNLASGRFDKITLEDRNLPQVAHARLLQPKSAEAATLIDAEFEKTRKVRQEVWDTLLGSDRGADGVGADEESFRLTYPFSPAFMDTLVHVSSALQRNRTGMKLMGQLLADHRDELRLGDLIPVGDLYPLITAGGDKPFTDSLKVVFEAADKLYRTKLRPYLLATYNVSEEDIEQYTHRGPGSITDPELRGRVKTFVGDNRIIGTLLLSALAPSVPALADLTIRRLSALNYGSVVAPIPGREYGILKNKVAEWAGRFPEIKETGTDANPGVRLELSGVDVDSVIANAKVNDNPGNRQALAKRLLSEELGVEHGQLTSRVDFVWRGTSRSAEVVFGNVADEDELPDHDLMPQEYGLWRIAVDFPYDESEYGPVEDVNRMQRLRERQQGERSRTVAWLPTHLSAQRYADFCRLVVIDKALADEQRFDSQYAGHLNADNRARAKGLLETQRESLLKNVKAAFKQAYGLAEKKATDVELGFSDHLQSLREVDGLTLSFGQSLRDGLRHIAGKLLASQYPDHPQLDPEHTGTTVKAADARKVFTHIRAAAEARDGRTEVPAGDRKLVQRIAGPLRLGQQKEAYFELSLYWADHFRRLARERGITGDLTLITLTDWTDEPQPRGLPDHLAKLVVASFAEMDDRVWVRGGMPLDPAPELSQIKDHDALRSQPLPTEEDWESARQRFATIFGKPAPALRRGRMVNQFARQITEEARSHQEHTVDLVRRLEEHAGFLRLDETEEKGRLALARRSVELLKAVTQAAGQGAAGAKKTVEALATFDLGRVSADRFGTSITQARAVAQALDSASWTTLDLASNEGPQGQGLLESLRKAARDDQRTSDLCGALSRTQREVLALVKSNRSTTPPPPPPTDVRPSAEDVPLNTVTSHPRVPEDTPAANGSAKGGVRRSGVSRATAASAAARLQAELAELAAEEPGATVEISWRVVGS